From one Lycium ferocissimum isolate CSIRO_LF1 chromosome 7, AGI_CSIRO_Lferr_CH_V1, whole genome shotgun sequence genomic stretch:
- the LOC132062299 gene encoding protein RER1A-like has product MNVGVGTGGGDVVSSPSSTVSQWFFTVSQRYQHLLDKSTPHVLHRWIFFSVVTLIYTVRVYFVEGFYIITYGLGIYILQLLIAFLSPQVDPEIADGPSLPTRGSDEFRPFVRRLPEFKFWYSLTKAFCIGFVLTFFSAFDVPVFWPILLFYWLVLLISTMKRQIMHMIKYRYVPFTFGKQRYSGKKATVIDEADVSRP; this is encoded by the exons atgaatgtgGGTGTCGGAACCGGCGGCGGTGACGTTGTCTCATCACCTTCTAGCACCGTATCACAGTGGTTCTTCACCGTATCACAGCGGTACCAGCACCTTCTTGATAAGTCAACGCCGCACGTCCTCCACCGTTGGATCTTCTTCTCCGTGGTAACTTTAATCTATACCGTACGCGTGTACTTTGTGGAAGGATTCTACATCATCACGTACGGACTAGGAATCTATATCCTTCAGCTCCTCATAGCTTTCCTTTCCCCTCAAGTCGATCCTGAAATAGCTGATGGTCCTTCCCTCCCCACTCGCGGTTCCGATGAGTTTCGACCCTTCGTTCGTCGCCTTCCTGAGTTTAAATTCTG GTATTCGCTAACAAAAGCCTTCTGCATCGGTTTTGTGCTGACATTCTTCAGTGCATTTGACGTACCTGTATTTTGGCCAATTTTGTTATTCTATTGGTTGGTACTGTTGATTTCGACAATGAAGAGGCAGATAATGCACATGATCAAATATAGATATGTCCCCTTCACATTTGGCAAGCAG CGTTACAGTGGGAAGAAAGCAACAGTCATTGATGAAGCAGATGTCTCCAGGCCTTGA